One Nitrospinota bacterium genomic window carries:
- a CDS encoding type II toxin-antitoxin system RelE/ParE family toxin, which translates to MKPHRLYPKENVVEILAANSFRRAYKRLNPNQKAAVDGAVFAITADPGLGIGKKGDLAGVYVYKFPCAGKQFLLAYEFDPATRYLLLVGAHENFYRKLKR; encoded by the coding sequence ATGAAGCCGCACCGTTTATACCCGAAGGAAAACGTGGTTGAGATACTCGCCGCAAATAGTTTCCGCCGGGCCTACAAACGCCTAAACCCGAACCAGAAAGCCGCGGTTGACGGCGCCGTTTTCGCTATTACGGCCGACCCTGGCCTGGGTATCGGGAAAAAAGGGGATTTGGCGGGAGTTTACGTCTATAAATTCCCTTGCGCAGGCAAACAATTCCTTCTCGCCTACGAATTCGATCCAGCCACACGTTACCTGTTGTTGGTGGGCGCGCACGAAAACTTTTACCGCAAACTGAAGCGGTGA
- a CDS encoding ParD-like family protein yields the protein MGMPVRIDGRLYKAAKSQARAESRTIAGQIEFWAKVGKAALDNPDLPVDFVRDLLISRAESRDEAAPFIPEGKRG from the coding sequence ATGGGAATGCCAGTGCGGATTGACGGCAGGTTGTACAAGGCCGCCAAGTCACAGGCCAGGGCCGAGAGCCGCACAATCGCCGGGCAAATAGAATTCTGGGCCAAAGTGGGCAAGGCCGCTTTGGACAATCCAGATTTGCCGGTGGACTTTGTCCGGGACCTGTTGATATCCCGCGCGGAAAGCCGGGATGAAGCCGCACCGTTTATACCCGAAGGAAAACGTGGTTGA